A genomic segment from Paenibacillus sp. FSL K6-1096 encodes:
- a CDS encoding N-acetylmannosamine-6-phosphate 2-epimerase, with protein sequence MSKNILERLHLGLVVSCQALPDEPLHGPEIMARMAVAAAEGGAIAIRANGAADVRAIKQAVTLPVIGIVKRDYPGSAVYITPTLREIEELLEAGADIIAFDGTRQSRPEGCTLEQIIDVLNTSPAASMADISTLEEAVYAESLGVSCVSTTLSGYTPYSRQQEGPNLELLEQAAQRLKIPVIAEGRISRPDQVEAALDLGAYAVVVGSAITRPQLITRPFAAAARKVRMNRNGNE encoded by the coding sequence CTGAGCAAAAATATACTGGAACGCCTGCACCTCGGATTGGTTGTCTCCTGCCAGGCGCTGCCGGATGAGCCGCTGCACGGGCCGGAGATTATGGCCCGGATGGCCGTGGCGGCCGCCGAGGGCGGGGCCATCGCCATCCGGGCGAACGGGGCGGCGGATGTGCGGGCGATCAAGCAGGCGGTTACGCTGCCGGTGATCGGCATCGTGAAGCGCGATTACCCCGGTTCCGCCGTCTACATTACGCCTACACTGCGGGAGATAGAGGAGCTGCTGGAGGCCGGAGCAGATATCATTGCTTTTGACGGGACCCGGCAGAGCCGCCCGGAGGGTTGTACACTGGAGCAGATTATAGATGTGCTGAACACAAGCCCGGCCGCTTCCATGGCCGATATCTCTACGCTGGAGGAAGCGGTCTATGCCGAATCGCTGGGGGTTAGCTGTGTCTCGACCACCTTGTCAGGCTATACCCCGTATTCACGGCAGCAGGAAGGCCCGAATCTGGAGCTGCTGGAGCAGGCCGCCCAGCGGCTGAAGATTCCGGTCATTGCCGAAGGCCGGATCAGCCGGCCCGACCAGGTGGAGGCGGCGCTGGACCTGGGAGCCTACGCAGTGGTGGTAGGCTCGGCCATTACCCGGCCGCAGCTGATAACCCGGCCGTTCGCAGCAGCGGCAAGAAAAGTGAGGATGAACCGCAATGGAAATGAATGA
- a CDS encoding MurR/RpiR family transcriptional regulator, translating to MEMNDRINTYYPSMTKSEQKVARCVLEHPDNLIYLSVTELADFAGTGETTVMRFCRKIGFKGYQDFKLMLAQGLPKRQAQQDEQGAGEGDYADHLYASMVGVLHSSLGMLDREQLQQAVDALDQARYVQFFGVGSSGISALEAKNRLLRIGRRVEANSDSHIQSMMAVTMGEGDVAVGISVSGSTLDTNDMLMKAKQNGAKVIAMTNYAKSPIASIADIVLLTAGKESPLEGGSVGAKISQLFIIDLLCQGLERLHGEETKRMKELTARAVIDRIY from the coding sequence ATGGAAATGAATGACCGGATTAACACGTATTATCCTTCCATGACCAAATCAGAGCAGAAGGTGGCCCGTTGTGTGCTGGAGCACCCGGACAATCTGATCTATCTGTCGGTCACCGAGCTGGCTGACTTCGCCGGAACGGGCGAGACTACGGTGATGCGCTTTTGCCGCAAGATCGGCTTCAAGGGCTATCAGGATTTCAAGCTGATGCTGGCCCAGGGGCTGCCGAAGCGCCAGGCCCAGCAGGATGAGCAGGGGGCAGGCGAAGGCGACTATGCCGACCATCTGTACGCTTCGATGGTGGGCGTGCTGCATTCCAGTCTGGGGATGCTGGACCGTGAGCAGCTGCAGCAGGCGGTAGATGCGCTGGATCAGGCGCGCTATGTGCAGTTCTTCGGTGTCGGTTCCTCCGGCATCAGCGCGCTTGAGGCCAAGAACCGCCTGCTGCGCATCGGGCGGCGGGTGGAGGCCAATTCCGACAGCCATATCCAGTCGATGATGGCGGTCACCATGGGTGAAGGCGACGTCGCTGTAGGCATCAGTGTATCCGGCAGCACGCTGGATACGAACGACATGCTGATGAAGGCGAAGCAGAACGGGGCCAAGGTGATTGCCATGACCAATTATGCGAAGTCACCAATCGCTTCGATTGCCGACATCGTGCTGCTGACTGCCGGGAAGGAATCGCCGCTGGAGGGCGGCTCTGTGGGGGCCAAGATCTCGCAGCTGTTCATTATTGACCTGCTCTGCCAGGGACTGGAGCGCCTGCATGGCGAAGAGACCAAGCGGATGAAGGAGCTTACCGCCCGGGCTGTTATTGACCGGATTTATTAG
- a CDS encoding ROK family protein — protein sequence MRKTEYKSNEETDAVVEAVRMREVIGVDIGGTAIKGLVADEAGTILAEAERETEARLGRDTILAQLHSLVEELLAGHPAVKALGIASAGRINADSGEVVYATGNLPGWQGVQLTQWAEAAFGRPAAADNDANAALLGEAWLGAGRGRQSLVMLTLGTGVGGANMAAGQLLRGAAWSGGDWGHSVLVPDGRLCNCGKRGCVEQYVSGRALLRLAMEETGRVYTHGREVVAAAEQGDAAALAVLERFTADLAQVTANIGAAVDPELIIIGGGVIQSRAVWWPLLAGKAGGELAGRIVPAELGNRAGCLGAARLALERPRRDNDCCGKEEREHG from the coding sequence ATGCGGAAAACCGAGTATAAATCGAATGAAGAGACGGACGCAGTAGTGGAGGCGGTACGAATGCGGGAAGTCATAGGTGTGGACATCGGGGGGACAGCCATCAAGGGGCTGGTGGCCGATGAGGCGGGGACGATTCTGGCAGAAGCAGAGCGTGAAACGGAGGCCCGGCTGGGCCGGGATACGATTCTAGCCCAGCTCCATAGTCTTGTGGAGGAACTGCTCGCGGGCCATCCTGCTGTAAAGGCGCTGGGGATTGCTTCCGCAGGCCGGATCAATGCGGACTCCGGCGAGGTCGTCTATGCCACCGGTAATCTGCCCGGCTGGCAAGGGGTGCAGTTGACGCAGTGGGCGGAGGCTGCGTTCGGGCGGCCTGCGGCGGCGGATAATGATGCCAACGCCGCACTGCTCGGCGAGGCCTGGCTGGGCGCAGGGCGCGGCCGGCAGAGCCTGGTCATGCTGACCCTGGGCACCGGGGTCGGCGGGGCGAATATGGCGGCCGGGCAGCTGTTGCGCGGGGCCGCCTGGAGCGGGGGCGACTGGGGGCACAGCGTGCTGGTGCCGGACGGTCGCCTCTGTAATTGCGGAAAGCGGGGCTGCGTGGAGCAATATGTGTCCGGCCGCGCGCTGCTGCGGCTGGCGATGGAGGAGACCGGCCGCGTGTATACGCACGGCCGGGAGGTTGTGGCTGCGGCGGAGCAGGGCGACGCGGCTGCGCTGGCGGTGCTGGAGCGCTTCACTGCGGATCTGGCGCAGGTGACAGCTAATATCGGGGCGGCGGTAGACCCCGAGTTGATTATAATCGGCGGCGGCGTTATCCAGAGCCGCGCGGTCTGGTGGCCGCTGCTGGCCGGCAAGGCAGGCGGGGAGCTGGCCGGGCGGATAGTGCCGGCGGAGCTGGGCAACCGGGCCGGCTGCCTCGGCGCGGCGCGGCTGGCTCTGGAGCGGCCGCGCCGGGATAACGACTGCTGCGGCAAGGAGGAGAGGGAGCATGGCTAA
- a CDS encoding FAD-dependent oxidoreductase — protein MANGQEKRSDIVIIGGGLGGTAAALAAAKAGLRVLITEETDWLGGQLTSQAVPPDEHRWIEQSGSTASYREFRSRVRDYYRRNYPLTEAAKSNPNLNPGNGWVSRLAHEPKVALAVLLEMLAPYVNTGRIEVLYHTVPVAADTEGDYVTGVTVRHGAEGNLIILRGDYYLDATDCGDLLPLAGVEHVSGAESRSETGEPHALETADPLDMQSITHVAAVDYVPGGDYTIPRPRDYDYWREYVPSFSQYPILSWYASDADDTSKLKQFTMFPNEQGIVSLWDYRRIVDPAIWSEPLNDGEVTLLNWALNDYYAGPIIGVSPEERERHLEGARQLTLSLVYWLQTEAPRLDGGQGYPGVRLRGDVLGTEDGLAKAPYIRESRRIRGLYTIAEQDVSKELRGPEGPKRYEDSVGVGSYHLDLHPTTVSQRTFYIPNHPYEIPLGALIPVRVKNLLPACKNISMTQIANGCYRLHPTEWNIGEAAGTLAAYAIRQQVEPAEVRESAAHLASYQQQLIALGVQLHWTREELEP, from the coding sequence ATGGCTAACGGACAGGAGAAGCGTTCGGATATAGTAATTATCGGCGGCGGCCTTGGCGGAACGGCGGCCGCGCTGGCTGCTGCCAAGGCCGGACTGCGGGTCCTTATTACGGAGGAGACAGATTGGCTGGGCGGGCAATTGACCTCGCAGGCTGTACCGCCGGATGAGCACCGCTGGATAGAGCAATCGGGCAGCACGGCCTCATACCGGGAGTTCCGCAGCAGGGTCAGGGACTATTACAGACGGAATTATCCGCTTACGGAGGCTGCGAAGAGCAACCCGAACCTTAACCCCGGCAACGGCTGGGTCAGCCGGCTGGCGCATGAGCCGAAGGTGGCGCTGGCTGTTCTCTTGGAGATGCTGGCTCCGTATGTAAACACCGGGCGGATTGAGGTGCTCTATCATACAGTGCCGGTTGCTGCGGATACGGAAGGGGATTATGTTACTGGTGTTACTGTCCGGCATGGGGCGGAGGGGAACTTGATCATACTGCGCGGGGACTATTATCTGGATGCCACGGATTGCGGTGATCTGCTGCCGCTGGCCGGAGTTGAGCATGTCAGCGGCGCTGAGTCCCGCAGCGAGACAGGGGAGCCCCATGCGCTGGAGACGGCAGATCCGCTCGATATGCAGTCCATCACCCACGTGGCAGCGGTGGACTATGTGCCGGGCGGGGATTACACCATCCCGCGACCAAGGGATTATGATTACTGGCGCGAATATGTGCCATCGTTCTCACAGTATCCGATCTTAAGCTGGTATGCTTCAGATGCTGACGATACGAGCAAGCTGAAGCAGTTCACGATGTTCCCGAATGAGCAGGGGATCGTCTCCCTCTGGGATTACCGGCGGATCGTGGACCCTGCCATCTGGAGCGAGCCGCTGAATGACGGTGAGGTTACGCTGCTGAACTGGGCGTTGAACGATTACTATGCCGGGCCCATCATTGGCGTATCACCGGAGGAACGGGAGCGCCACCTGGAGGGGGCGCGGCAGCTTACCCTCTCGCTTGTGTACTGGCTTCAGACCGAAGCGCCCCGCCTGGACGGCGGGCAGGGCTATCCGGGCGTGCGGCTGCGCGGGGATGTGCTCGGCACAGAGGATGGGCTGGCTAAGGCCCCGTATATCCGGGAATCCCGGCGCATCCGCGGCCTGTACACGATAGCCGAGCAGGATGTAAGCAAGGAGCTGCGCGGGCCGGAGGGACCGAAGCGTTATGAAGACAGCGTGGGCGTCGGCAGCTACCATCTGGACCTGCATCCCACAACCGTAAGCCAGCGGACCTTCTATATTCCGAATCATCCTTACGAGATTCCGCTGGGTGCTTTGATTCCGGTGCGGGTCAAGAACCTGCTCCCGGCCTGCAAGAACATATCCATGACCCAGATCGCGAACGGCTGCTACCGCCTGCATCCGACTGAATGGAATATCGGCGAAGCAGCGGGAACGCTCGCGGCTTATGCCATCAGGCAACAGGTAGAGCCGGCTGAGGTCAGGGAGTCGGCCGCGCATCTTGCATCGTATCAGCAGCAGCTGATCGCACTCGGCGTCCAGCTGCACTGGACCCGTGAGGAGCTGGAGCCTTAA
- a CDS encoding PAS domain-containing protein, whose protein sequence is MPILNRFKGNTAPPAQGAAPQAERKLIEALQQYVELAERREEEQAGSYLLSNQDELRGLLDRLTAMIHKREDYYKVRLDMITKAIEIGLWEMDVYEGDPVNPRNEFRWTDELRRMIGYTDEHDFPNVLESWSNCLHPEDKEGVLQLFADHMLDRTGTIKYDTEYRLKTKAGEYKWFQATGTTTRAADGSPIMVAGALFDIHDQKNKQDELNALVVRYDLVNRALVEAPWDMVVIAGDPVNPDNEFWWSEQFRRTIGFEGEHDFPNLLSSWSNQLHPDDLQPTLDAFANHLNDYTGKTDYDVNYRLRSKNGEYRWYHAGGETVRDEHGVPLRVAGTIRDVTHEITKEEIVRQVNVQMEGLLAAINEIVRGIVSVTEQAQDMAEVQEQSHQAAMEVKAKTGETKEITQFISEVSNQTGLLGLNAAIEAAHAGEYGRGFSIVAGEVRKLAEHSKTASNNIETTMQQMNEKVDDIITRINSMSSLTEAQAALTQQVNASIEDVSRMSEELLGILRTL, encoded by the coding sequence ATGCCAATACTGAACCGGTTCAAAGGAAATACCGCTCCACCAGCCCAGGGGGCTGCTCCGCAAGCAGAGCGTAAGCTGATCGAAGCCCTGCAACAATATGTTGAGCTGGCCGAGCGTAGAGAAGAGGAGCAAGCGGGTTCATATCTATTATCCAATCAGGATGAGCTGCGGGGTCTGCTAGACCGCCTGACAGCTATGATACATAAACGTGAGGATTATTATAAGGTTCGATTGGACATGATCACCAAAGCCATTGAAATCGGCCTCTGGGAGATGGATGTCTATGAGGGAGATCCGGTGAATCCGCGCAATGAGTTCAGGTGGACCGATGAGCTGCGCCGGATGATCGGGTACACCGATGAGCATGATTTCCCCAATGTGCTGGAGAGCTGGTCCAATTGTCTTCATCCTGAAGACAAAGAGGGCGTGCTTCAGCTGTTCGCAGATCATATGCTGGACCGGACCGGCACGATTAAATATGACACTGAGTACAGGCTGAAGACGAAAGCTGGCGAGTATAAATGGTTCCAGGCAACAGGCACAACCACCCGCGCTGCGGACGGGTCACCCATCATGGTGGCAGGAGCCTTGTTCGACATTCATGACCAAAAAAACAAACAGGACGAGCTGAATGCATTAGTAGTCCGCTATGATCTGGTGAACCGCGCCCTGGTGGAAGCGCCGTGGGATATGGTGGTCATCGCAGGCGATCCGGTCAACCCGGATAATGAGTTCTGGTGGTCGGAGCAGTTCCGCAGAACGATTGGTTTTGAAGGCGAACATGATTTCCCTAACTTGCTAAGCAGCTGGAGCAACCAGCTACACCCGGATGATCTTCAGCCTACGCTGGATGCCTTCGCCAATCATCTGAATGATTACACGGGGAAGACGGACTATGATGTGAACTACCGGCTGCGCTCCAAAAACGGCGAATACCGCTGGTATCATGCAGGCGGTGAAACCGTGCGCGATGAGCATGGCGTCCCTCTAAGAGTCGCTGGCACAATCCGGGATGTTACGCATGAGATCACCAAAGAGGAGATTGTCCGGCAGGTTAATGTACAGATGGAGGGCTTGCTGGCAGCGATTAACGAGATCGTCCGCGGCATCGTGTCCGTTACCGAGCAGGCTCAGGATATGGCTGAGGTTCAGGAGCAATCCCACCAGGCGGCCATGGAGGTCAAGGCTAAGACCGGGGAGACCAAAGAGATTACCCAATTCATCAGTGAGGTCTCGAACCAGACGGGCCTGCTTGGGCTGAACGCTGCGATTGAGGCTGCCCATGCGGGCGAATACGGCCGGGGATTCTCCATTGTGGCGGGTGAGGTGAGGAAGCTCGCAGAGCACAGTAAGACAGCATCGAATAACATTGAAACTACCATGCAGCAAATGAATGAAAAAGTAGACGACATCATTACGCGGATTAACAGCATGTCCAGCCTCACTGAAGCCCAGGCCGCCCTTACTCAGCAGGTCAATGCCTCAATTGAGGATGTGAGCCGGATGTCAGAGGAGCTGCTGGGGATTCTTCGTACCTTGTAG
- a CDS encoding DinB family protein — protein MSESNHAFSQPLVKSLAGERGHIPIARALPDLTPELAGYTIEGIPYSIYQLVKHMGYWQDFMLTHLEGGKPQPPASVQESWPAENTPADETQLQEAITHLLEGVDKAIAIARTVQLDEPLAHFPGETKGGLLRNIASHNSYHLGEIVLLRRLQGAWPPPGGGYPA, from the coding sequence ATGTCCGAATCCAATCATGCCTTCAGCCAGCCACTGGTGAAATCTCTCGCGGGGGAACGGGGGCATATTCCGATAGCAAGGGCCTTGCCGGACCTCACCCCGGAGCTTGCCGGTTATACTATAGAAGGAATTCCTTACTCCATCTACCAGTTAGTGAAGCATATGGGCTACTGGCAGGACTTTATGCTGACCCATCTGGAGGGCGGTAAGCCGCAGCCGCCTGCAAGTGTACAGGAGAGCTGGCCTGCGGAGAATACTCCGGCAGATGAGACACAGCTCCAAGAGGCGATCACCCATCTGCTGGAGGGCGTGGACAAGGCGATTGCCATCGCCCGGACTGTCCAGCTGGACGAGCCGTTAGCCCATTTTCCCGGGGAGACCAAGGGCGGGCTGCTGCGCAATATCGCCTCCCACAACTCCTATCATCTGGGAGAGATCGTTCTGCTCCGCCGTCTGCAGGGAGCGTGGCCGCCGCCAGGGGGCGGGTACCCGGCTTAA
- a CDS encoding sensor histidine kinase has protein sequence MRYPTLLRRLQAGLPFLFSGSMPLRRKILLSNLLIVLLALVIFMVSIQRIVFNQTLERTSASSQQEVRLVKQSMETVFQSVQNFTKFVLINQDTQKLLSSDTGAGNDAAALKSIYNTLAAMLVTEPNIDSVIIESLSGNLYFTSNLTGVTRERLEVYPKAEIDAARGGAVWSDSLTPAFLSGMKHKNMISVGRVIKSLESGTPLGYIYVNIDERTLARFYHNEQSPGSATLVIRDGRIISANEASRVNQPVPEASLAGWVQSVQQGTRTQEVAGDRYLVSMQSLAPYDWKVVQLVPISELTYGYWKIALLLAAFGLISIVSAVLLSVLFARRLTRPLSQLSEVIVEVGSGNLERRAAADSEDEVGRLGATFNEMVERIQGLMVQVETEERTKRMLELRLLYSQIKPHFLYNTLDTIRSMAVMSGAKDISRMLKSLGEFYRISLSNGQELITVAREQKHLESYLYIQQIRFPKLNYRISVQPGLEACLVPTMLLQPLVENAIHHGIRGMADGGWCEITCEAESKDGQPLLLFTVRDNGKGMSEEQQRLIWSGPDAAERYSFGLLNIQDRIRLRFGGAYGISLTSEPGHGVEVKLRLPLLKQTNEQEEGTVRL, from the coding sequence ATGCGATATCCAACCCTCTTGAGAAGGCTCCAGGCAGGGCTGCCCTTTCTGTTCAGCGGAAGTATGCCGCTGCGGCGGAAGATTCTGCTAAGCAACCTGCTGATTGTCCTGCTGGCACTGGTGATTTTCATGGTCAGCATTCAGCGGATTGTCTTCAATCAGACCCTGGAACGAACCTCGGCAAGCTCTCAGCAGGAAGTGAGGCTGGTCAAGCAGTCGATGGAGACGGTGTTCCAGTCGGTCCAGAATTTCACCAAGTTCGTGCTGATTAATCAGGACACACAGAAGCTGCTCAGCAGCGATACCGGTGCCGGCAATGACGCTGCTGCACTGAAGTCGATCTACAATACACTGGCTGCCATGCTGGTGACTGAGCCGAATATTGATTCCGTTATTATTGAATCCTTGAGCGGCAATCTCTATTTCACCTCCAACCTGACCGGGGTGACCCGGGAGCGGCTTGAAGTCTATCCCAAGGCGGAGATTGATGCAGCCAGAGGCGGGGCAGTCTGGTCCGATTCGCTGACGCCTGCCTTTCTGTCGGGGATGAAGCATAAGAATATGATCAGTGTGGGCAGGGTGATTAAGAGCCTGGAAAGCGGGACTCCGCTCGGCTACATCTATGTCAACATTGATGAGCGGACGCTTGCCCGCTTCTACCATAATGAACAAAGCCCCGGGAGCGCTACGCTGGTCATTCGCGACGGGAGAATCATCTCTGCGAATGAAGCATCAAGAGTGAACCAGCCGGTCCCGGAGGCATCCCTCGCAGGCTGGGTCCAATCAGTCCAGCAAGGGACGCGGACCCAGGAGGTGGCCGGAGACCGCTATTTAGTATCCATGCAGAGTCTCGCGCCTTATGACTGGAAGGTAGTCCAACTGGTGCCGATATCGGAGCTGACCTACGGGTACTGGAAAATCGCCTTGCTGCTGGCTGCCTTCGGTCTGATCAGCATTGTGTCGGCAGTGCTTCTGTCTGTCTTGTTCGCCCGCCGGCTGACCCGGCCGCTGAGCCAGCTTAGCGAGGTGATTGTCGAAGTGGGCAGCGGGAATCTGGAGCGGCGCGCTGCTGCCGATTCTGAGGACGAGGTCGGCCGGCTGGGAGCTACCTTCAATGAAATGGTGGAGCGCATCCAGGGTCTGATGGTTCAGGTGGAGACGGAAGAGAGGACCAAACGGATGCTGGAGCTGCGGCTGCTCTATTCGCAGATCAAGCCGCATTTCCTGTACAATACACTGGACACGATCCGGTCGATGGCTGTGATGTCAGGAGCGAAGGACATCAGCAGGATGCTGAAGTCGCTGGGTGAATTCTACCGGATATCGCTTAGTAACGGGCAGGAGCTGATCACGGTAGCCCGGGAGCAGAAGCATCTGGAGAGCTACCTTTATATCCAGCAGATCCGCTTCCCTAAGCTGAATTACCGGATATCCGTCCAGCCGGGGCTGGAAGCCTGCCTCGTACCGACCATGCTGCTTCAGCCGCTGGTCGAGAATGCGATTCACCATGGCATTAGAGGGATGGCCGACGGCGGCTGGTGTGAAATTACCTGCGAAGCGGAAAGCAAGGACGGACAGCCCCTGCTTCTCTTCACAGTCCGCGATAACGGCAAAGGCATGAGCGAAGAGCAGCAGCGGCTGATCTGGTCCGGGCCTGACGCCGCGGAGAGATACAGCTTCGGACTCCTGAATATTCAGGACCGTATCCGCCTGCGCTTCGGCGGAGCGTATGGAATTTCACTTACCTCTGAGCCCGGTCACGGTGTGGAGGTGAAGCTGCGCCTGCCGCTGCTTAAGCAGACAAACGAACAGGAAGAGGGGACAGTCAGACTATGA
- a CDS encoding response regulator, giving the protein MNSAPVARVLIVDDEYYFRQLLIRLVDWEAAGFEVAAEADDGSAALQIIGEQPIDLIITDIEMPNMNGLDFIGEVRKLNSAVKLIFITSYDNFSYAQQAISLGADHYLLKPVDEDAVEQALLTIRTQLTEKWEAERYINRLRIKAGDVQEPQAGDARGQKRPSSSTALIGKTIAYVTEHYAEDTLSLQSTASALFVNPSYLSHAFKKETGESFVEYVTNVRLGEAMKLLRQGISGEEATAPKIATIARQVGYRDPFYFSKCFKKRYGMTPNTVYSGSYSDT; this is encoded by the coding sequence ATGAACTCAGCACCGGTAGCCCGCGTCCTGATTGTGGATGACGAATATTATTTCAGGCAGCTGCTGATCCGTCTGGTGGATTGGGAAGCTGCCGGATTCGAGGTGGCCGCAGAAGCCGATGACGGCTCGGCCGCGCTGCAGATCATCGGGGAGCAGCCGATCGATCTCATCATTACGGATATTGAGATGCCGAATATGAACGGGCTTGATTTCATTGGGGAAGTCCGTAAGCTGAATTCGGCGGTCAAGCTGATTTTCATTACCAGCTACGATAATTTCTCTTATGCGCAGCAGGCCATATCGCTTGGAGCGGATCATTATCTGCTGAAGCCCGTGGATGAGGATGCTGTCGAACAAGCTCTGCTCACGATCCGGACACAGTTGACGGAGAAGTGGGAGGCAGAGCGCTATATCAACCGGCTCAGAATCAAAGCCGGGGATGTGCAGGAGCCGCAGGCAGGCGATGCCCGAGGGCAGAAGCGGCCGAGCAGCAGCACGGCCTTAATCGGCAAGACGATCGCTTATGTGACGGAGCATTATGCCGAGGATACGTTGTCACTCCAGAGTACGGCCAGTGCCCTGTTTGTGAACCCGAGCTATTTAAGCCATGCCTTCAAGAAGGAGACCGGCGAGTCTTTTGTGGAATATGTGACGAATGTCCGTCTTGGCGAGGCCATGAAGCTGCTCCGCCAGGGGATTTCCGGGGAGGAAGCCACGGCGCCCAAGATTGCGACGATCGCCCGCCAGGTGGGCTATAGAGATCCGTTCTATTTCAGCAAATGCTTCAAGAAACGCTACGGCATGACCCCGAATACCGTGTACAGCGGTTCCTATTCGGATACATAA
- a CDS encoding extracellular solute-binding protein has translation MFGKKLGAVAASIALSSVVLSACGGANGNEGATQNQDAKPAEGKESVSLWMFDADPMYQAAAEATAAEVGVDLNYEYIQDETYKTKISVALAANELPDVFQQHAGKSYRTPVLQSKTVAPLNDTLDSTGLGAKFLDNQLVKEEDGNIYSVPSNISTTLVFYYNKKLMSDLGATPPATWDDLQALVTKAEAKGIIPIALGGKERWQGDLLYNMLVARQDVNAFDNAIKGDAKFTDAPFVDAAKQVATLVSSNAFQKGFLGSAYLDAQELFKNDKALIWIDGSFNFGALSTAMGDNLGYIAFPKTGAEDVYSATIGFQNSAAPYSLFVNNSSKHLDKAKEFAIKLSLKLNDEFVRKGLPGYAASEVKSESQNEQLSAYASDIGKTAKTQAMWFGLLSADTGQEYRDVTQQLYGGNLTPEEYTAQLETLLRSAE, from the coding sequence ATGTTCGGAAAAAAGCTTGGGGCAGTTGCAGCATCCATCGCACTCAGCAGTGTAGTGCTTAGTGCTTGCGGAGGAGCCAATGGTAACGAAGGGGCAACTCAGAATCAGGATGCGAAGCCGGCGGAAGGCAAGGAATCTGTCTCCTTATGGATGTTCGATGCAGATCCGATGTATCAGGCTGCTGCCGAGGCTACCGCAGCGGAGGTCGGCGTGGATTTGAATTACGAGTACATACAGGACGAGACCTACAAGACCAAGATCAGTGTTGCGCTGGCCGCCAATGAGCTCCCGGATGTCTTCCAGCAGCATGCCGGGAAGTCCTACCGGACCCCTGTGCTGCAATCGAAAACGGTAGCCCCGCTGAACGATACCCTAGATTCCACGGGACTTGGCGCGAAATTTCTGGACAACCAGCTGGTGAAGGAGGAAGACGGCAATATCTATTCCGTACCTTCCAATATCAGTACAACCCTGGTCTTCTACTATAACAAAAAGCTGATGAGCGATCTCGGCGCTACGCCTCCGGCAACCTGGGACGATCTTCAGGCGCTTGTAACCAAGGCCGAAGCTAAAGGAATCATCCCGATCGCCCTCGGCGGCAAGGAAAGATGGCAGGGCGATCTGCTGTACAACATGCTCGTAGCCCGTCAGGACGTTAACGCCTTCGACAATGCGATTAAGGGTGATGCGAAGTTTACGGATGCCCCGTTTGTAGATGCGGCTAAGCAGGTAGCCACGCTGGTAAGCAGCAATGCCTTCCAGAAGGGCTTCCTCGGCTCGGCTTACCTGGATGCCCAGGAGCTGTTCAAGAACGATAAGGCGCTGATCTGGATTGACGGCAGCTTCAACTTCGGCGCACTGTCCACGGCTATGGGCGATAATCTGGGTTATATCGCATTCCCGAAGACGGGTGCAGAGGATGTCTACAGTGCAACGATCGGCTTCCAGAACTCGGCGGCGCCTTACTCCTTGTTCGTGAACAACAGCTCCAAGCACCTGGACAAAGCCAAGGAATTCGCCATTAAGCTGTCCCTTAAGCTCAATGATGAGTTCGTTCGCAAAGGCCTGCCGGGATATGCGGCCAGTGAAGTGAAGTCGGAGTCGCAGAATGAGCAGCTCTCCGCTTATGCTTCCGATATCGGCAAAACGGCCAAAACCCAGGCGATGTGGTTCGGGCTGCTGTCGGCTGATACAGGTCAGGAATACCGCGATGTGACACAGCAGCTCTATGGCGGCAATCTGACGCCTGAGGAATACACCGCCCAGCTGGAAACCTTGCTCCGTTCGGCAGAGTAG